A single genomic interval of Bacteroidota bacterium harbors:
- the rpsB gene encoding 30S ribosomal protein S2 produces MEKLSYNQLLEAGVHFGHLRKKWNPKMLPYIFMEKKGIHIIDLYKTIDALEESAGALKTIARSGKKIMFVATKKQAQEIVEEQALRVSMPFVTERWLGGMLTNFSTIRKSIKKLQTIDKMLSDGSAESMTKKERLVLSRERDKLEKVIGGVAQLNRLPAALLIVDIGHEHIALAEAHKLNINTFGIVDTNCDPTKVDFSVPANDDAAKSIQIIIKYLTDAIEEGLEERAKNKEEIDEAAQHDRDDDDDKEKLKMSDEDGEGGNKSGRKFKGATRGDAGANKKPPARRPASKRPTRN; encoded by the coding sequence ATGGAAAAACTATCATACAACCAATTGCTTGAAGCCGGCGTGCACTTTGGTCACCTGCGCAAGAAATGGAATCCGAAAATGCTTCCTTATATTTTCATGGAAAAAAAGGGCATTCACATAATTGATTTGTACAAAACAATTGATGCTTTGGAAGAATCTGCAGGTGCATTAAAAACAATTGCACGCAGCGGAAAGAAAATCATGTTTGTTGCTACAAAGAAACAAGCACAGGAAATTGTGGAAGAACAAGCATTGCGTGTAAGCATGCCTTTCGTAACTGAAAGATGGTTAGGCGGTATGCTCACCAACTTTTCTACAATTCGTAAGAGCATTAAAAAATTGCAGACTATTGATAAAATGTTATCTGATGGCTCTGCAGAAAGTATGACTAAAAAAGAAAGACTTGTATTGAGTCGTGAGCGTGATAAACTGGAAAAAGTGATTGGTGGTGTTGCACAATTAAACAGATTGCCTGCAGCATTATTAATTGTGGATATCGGACATGAACATATCGCACTTGCCGAAGCACATAAACTAAACATCAATACATTTGGTATTGTAGATACAAACTGCGATCCTACAAAAGTAGATTTCTCTGTACCTGCAAATGATGATGCTGCAAAGTCAATCCAGATAATTATTAAGTACTTGACGGATGCTATTGAAGAAGGATTAGAAGAGCGTGCAAAAAATAAAGAGGAGATAGATGAAGCAGCTCAACATGATAGAGATGATGATGATGATAAAGAAAAATTGAAAATGTCTGATGAAGATGGAGAGGGCGGAAATAAATCAGGTCGCAAATTTAAAGGTGCCACAAGAGGAGATGCAGGGGCAAATAAAAAACCACCTGCCCGCAGACCTGCCAGCAAACGCCCTACAAGAAATTAA
- a CDS encoding HipA N-terminal domain-containing protein, with protein sequence MRKAEIKMHDKIAGYLFQNEEGFSFMYNQEYLENKSAEAISITLPLQNAPFKSKIMFPFFDGLIPEGWLLEIAEKNWKLNPRDRMGLLLACCKDCIGAVSIIEIID encoded by the coding sequence ATGAGAAAGGCTGAAATTAAAATGCATGATAAAATTGCCGGTTATCTCTTTCAAAATGAGGAAGGTTTTTCATTTATGTACAATCAGGAGTATTTGGAAAACAAAAGTGCGGAAGCAATTAGTATCACACTTCCTTTACAGAATGCCCCATTTAAAAGTAAGATTATGTTTCCGTTTTTTGATGGGCTTATTCCGGAAGGATGGCTTCTTGAAATTGCCGAAAAAAACTGGAAGCTCAACCCACGAGATCGCATGGGTTTGTTACTTGCATGTTGTAAAGATTGCATCGGTGCCGTAAGTATAATTGAGATAATAGATTAA
- the crtI gene encoding phytoene desaturase, with translation MKKKIAVIGSGISGLSAAAYSAKAGNEVHVFEKNSGPGGRARQFKTDNGYTFDMGPSWYWMPDIINNFFLDFGYEATDFYKLISLNPQFEMIFSDGSLAVPENYEELKNLFEKIEIGAGKQLDAFMKSARYKYEVGMQEFVNKPCYSWMEFASPKIAISAMKLDLLSGFRSYVKKYFTNPKLIALMEFPVIFLGASPKDIPALYSLMNYGGFVLRTWYPIGGFYELVLAMKSVGEEQGVQFHFDSAIEKINAGDGKVNSLTINGEKLYFDAIIASSDYHHTETLLDEKYRNYTENYWERKTFAPSCLIYYLGFKEKIPNLQHHTLFFENDLDAHIDSIYVDKKWPEKSLFYACCPSKTDNTVAPDNHENIFLLMPLATGINDDESIREKYLQEMIQRLEKHTGTSSLLSQIDYKKSYCVSDFIQDYNAYQGNAYGLANTLSQTAVLKPGIKNKKLNNLFYTGQLTVPGPGVPPSIISGKIVATEVNKLKLKHHEAAI, from the coding sequence ATGAAAAAGAAAATTGCCGTTATTGGCTCAGGTATCTCAGGATTGTCGGCTGCGGCTTATTCGGCAAAGGCCGGTAATGAGGTGCATGTGTTCGAAAAAAACAGTGGACCCGGCGGCAGAGCACGTCAATTTAAAACTGATAATGGCTACACTTTTGATATGGGTCCGAGTTGGTATTGGATGCCGGATATCATCAATAATTTTTTTCTTGATTTTGGTTATGAGGCAACAGATTTTTATAAACTGATATCGCTAAACCCGCAGTTCGAAATGATTTTTTCTGATGGTAGTTTAGCTGTTCCTGAAAATTATGAGGAGTTAAAAAATTTATTTGAAAAAATAGAAATTGGTGCAGGAAAACAATTAGATGCATTTATGAAATCAGCACGCTACAAATATGAAGTAGGCATGCAGGAGTTTGTAAATAAGCCATGCTACTCATGGATGGAATTTGCATCTCCAAAAATTGCAATAAGTGCAATGAAATTAGATTTACTTTCCGGATTTCGCAGTTATGTAAAAAAGTATTTTACAAATCCAAAGCTGATTGCTTTGATGGAATTTCCTGTAATATTTCTCGGGGCATCACCTAAAGATATTCCTGCATTATATAGCTTAATGAATTATGGTGGATTCGTATTGCGCACATGGTATCCAATTGGCGGATTTTATGAATTAGTACTTGCCATGAAATCTGTGGGAGAAGAACAAGGTGTACAATTTCATTTTGATTCAGCTATCGAAAAAATAAATGCCGGCGATGGCAAAGTAAATTCATTAACTATTAATGGAGAGAAATTATATTTCGATGCAATAATTGCTTCTTCTGATTATCATCATACAGAAACATTGTTGGATGAGAAGTATAGAAACTATACTGAGAATTATTGGGAAAGAAAAACATTTGCCCCATCCTGCTTAATTTATTATTTGGGTTTCAAAGAGAAAATTCCAAATCTGCAACATCATACTTTATTTTTTGAGAATGATTTAGATGCGCATATTGATAGCATTTATGTAGATAAAAAATGGCCGGAAAAATCATTGTTCTATGCATGTTGTCCTTCCAAAACTGATAATACAGTTGCACCGGATAATCATGAAAATATTTTCTTGCTGATGCCATTGGCAACAGGTATTAATGATGATGAATCTATTCGTGAAAAATATTTACAGGAAATGATTCAACGTCTGGAAAAACATACCGGCACTTCCTCTCTGCTATCCCAGATTGATTACAAAAAAAGTTATTGTGTAAGTGATTTTATTCAGGACTATAATGCCTATCAAGGCAATGCATACGGACTTGCAAATACATTATCACAAACGGCAGTTTTAAAGCCGGGTATAAAAAATAAAAAATTAAATAATCTTTTTTATACAGGTCAACTCACGGTTCCCGGACCCGGTGTTCCTCCTTCCATTATCTCCGGAAAAATTGTAGCCACAGAAGTAAATAAACTTAAACTAAAACATCATGAAGCAGCTATTTGA
- a CDS encoding phytoene/squalene synthase family protein — protein sequence MKQLFDELSFEVSKSTTQKYSTSFSLGILALSPSIRPAIYAIYGYVRLADEIVDSFHGYDKQVLLNRFKEHTEQALNEGISLNPILQSFQETVNKYDIDRSLISQFLKSMEMDLHPVDYNTDKYNEYILGSAEVVGLMCLQIFVEGNKTDYELLKPAAMKLGSAFQKVNFLRDLKDDYQILGRTYFPDINMDLFDNDLKANIENDIENEFKEALKGIKKLPASSKFGVYLAYKYYLSLFKKIKRTSAQNILIERVRIPNGKKLSLMMSSYVQYKTTIL from the coding sequence ATGAAGCAGCTATTTGATGAGCTCTCTTTTGAAGTGAGTAAATCCACCACTCAAAAATACAGCACCAGTTTTTCGCTGGGCATATTAGCATTGAGTCCTTCTATTCGTCCTGCTATTTATGCAATCTATGGCTATGTGAGATTAGCTGATGAAATTGTTGACAGCTTTCATGGCTATGATAAACAAGTGTTATTAAACAGGTTTAAAGAACATACCGAACAAGCATTAAATGAAGGCATTTCTCTGAATCCAATACTGCAATCTTTTCAGGAAACAGTAAATAAATATGATATAGATAGAAGTCTTATTTCTCAGTTTTTAAAAAGTATGGAAATGGATTTACATCCTGTAGATTACAATACAGATAAATACAACGAATATATTTTAGGTTCTGCTGAAGTGGTGGGTTTAATGTGTCTGCAAATATTTGTCGAAGGAAATAAAACAGATTATGAATTACTGAAACCTGCTGCAATGAAATTGGGATCGGCATTTCAAAAAGTAAATTTTCTGAGAGATTTAAAAGACGATTATCAGATTTTAGGTCGCACTTATTTCCCCGATATTAATATGGATTTGTTTGATAATGATTTAAAAGCAAATATTGAAAACGATATAGAAAACGAATTTAAAGAAGCCTTAAAAGGAATAAAAAAATTACCTGCCTCTTCTAAGTTCGGCGTGTATTTGGCCTATAAATATTATTTATCTCTATTCAAAAAAATTAAAAGAACTTCAGCTCAAAATATTTTAATTGAACGAGTGCGCATTCCAAATGGTAAAAAATTATCGTTGATGATGAGTAGTTATGTACAATACAAAACGACGATTTTATGA
- a CDS encoding SRPBCC family protein has protein sequence MIYQLHTSQQLNCDLKTAWNFFSSPHNLARITPKEMNFTVLSNLENESIYEGMEIEYKVSPLLGIPMHWCTEITQVNYQQNFTDFQKKGPYKLWKHFHEFIPNEQGVLMKDTVDYELPLGFLGTIGNTLLVRKKVQHIFDYRFKVLEQLFNTQNPFV, from the coding sequence ATGATATATCAACTTCATACTTCACAACAATTAAATTGCGATTTAAAAACCGCCTGGAATTTCTTTTCTTCACCACATAACCTTGCCCGGATTACACCGAAGGAAATGAATTTTACAGTGTTGTCGAATCTTGAGAATGAATCTATTTATGAAGGCATGGAAATAGAATATAAAGTGTCGCCTCTTCTTGGTATTCCTATGCATTGGTGCACTGAGATTACACAAGTAAACTATCAACAGAATTTTACAGATTTTCAAAAGAAAGGTCCTTATAAACTATGGAAACATTTTCATGAATTTATTCCCAACGAACAAGGCGTGCTGATGAAAGATACTGTAGATTATGAATTGCCTTTGGGATTTCTTGGAACTATCGGCAACACATTATTAGTTAGAAAAAAAGTACAACATATTTTCGATTACCGTTTTAAGGTATTAGAACAATTATTTAATACTCAAAATCCTTTTGTATGA
- the rplM gene encoding 50S ribosomal protein L13 encodes MDTLSFRTKSANDATVTHGWFIVDAEDQILGRLSSQVASILRGKNKPYFTPHTDCGDYVIIINAEKIKLTGNKMMDKEIQHYTGYPGGRKVVNAKTVLAKNPTHLLERSIKGMLPKTKLGAAMYKKLFVYAGPDHPHQAQKPITLK; translated from the coding sequence GTGGATACTTTAAGTTTCAGAACAAAATCGGCAAATGATGCCACAGTAACACACGGTTGGTTTATCGTAGATGCTGAAGATCAAATCTTAGGCAGACTAAGCTCACAGGTGGCAAGCATCCTGAGAGGAAAAAACAAACCCTATTTTACACCGCATACTGACTGTGGCGACTATGTAATCATTATTAATGCCGAGAAGATAAAACTTACCGGTAATAAAATGATGGATAAAGAAATCCAGCATTATACAGGGTATCCGGGTGGACGTAAAGTGGTAAACGCAAAAACTGTATTGGCAAAAAATCCAACACATTTATTAGAGCGTTCTATAAAAGGTATGTTGCCTAAAACAAAATTAGGTGCAGCCATGTACAAAAAATTATTTGTTTACGCCGGTCCGGACCATCCGCATCAGGCGCAGAAACCAATCACCTTAAAATAA
- a CDS encoding sterol desaturase family protein, which yields MNFLIVMSTFLLMEGSTWIIHKYVMHGFLWVLHKDHHDHSNEGELEKNDYFFIIFAIPAIILMYLGSQHGFNYVFYIGLGITIYGMAYFFVHDIFIHQRISFLRNTKNSYLLALRRAHKQHHKYLGKEDGECFGFLWVPVKYFKMYLSKK from the coding sequence ATGAATTTCTTAATAGTTATGTCCACATTTTTATTGATGGAAGGAAGCACCTGGATAATTCATAAATATGTGATGCATGGCTTTCTTTGGGTGCTGCATAAAGATCATCACGATCACAGCAACGAAGGTGAATTAGAAAAGAATGATTACTTCTTTATCATATTTGCGATACCTGCAATTATTTTGATGTATTTAGGAAGCCAACATGGATTTAATTATGTGTTTTACATCGGACTTGGAATTACAATTTATGGTATGGCGTATTTTTTTGTACACGATATTTTTATTCATCAGCGTATTAGCTTTTTAAGAAATACAAAAAATTCATACCTGCTTGCATTGCGCAGAGCACACAAACAACACCATAAATATTTAGGAAAAGAAGATGGTGAATGTTTTGGATTTTTATGGGTGCCTGTTAAATATTTCAAAATGTATTTGAGTAAAAAATAA
- a CDS encoding helix-turn-helix transcriptional regulator: MEQQIISLAEFLKAKRKQQNLTQSELAEKAGVGLRFIREIEQGKTTLRMDKVNQVLQLFGCELGAVNMDRKKLLNEKG; this comes from the coding sequence ATGGAACAGCAAATAATATCATTAGCGGAATTTCTTAAAGCAAAACGCAAACAACAAAACCTCACTCAGTCCGAACTGGCAGAAAAAGCAGGTGTAGGATTGCGCTTTATTCGTGAAATAGAACAAGGGAAAACTACATTAAGAATGGATAAAGTAAATCAAGTATTACAACTTTTTGGCTGTGAATTAGGTGCTGTGAATATGGACAGAAAAAAATTATTGAATGAGAAAGGCTGA
- a CDS encoding ATP-binding cassette domain-containing protein: MLSTRNITLAYGKRVLFDDVNLNFTKGNCYGIIGANGAGKTTFLKILSGEIEPNKGSIDITPGERMAVLKQDHSAYNDNLVLQTVIMGHEKLWQLTEEREVIYAKTDFTEEDGIRAGELEAEFGEMNGYMAESEAGTLLNSLGVPDAMHQMYMRDIPGNLKVRVLIAQALFGNPDILLLDEPTNDLDVETINWLEDFLGGYENIIIVVSHDRHFLDSVCTHIADVDRQKIKIYTGNYTFWYESSLLALRQANDKNKKMEDKRKDLLEFIARFSANASKSKQATSRKKALEKLVLEDITPSTRKYPGIIFRPDREVGNQVLTVDKLSKSNDEKVLFKNVSFTINKGDKIAIYSKDHLAVTAFFEIINDEMQASSGRFTWGTTITKAYLPNDNSKYFNMHVTLMEWLAQFVPPTVTDADEPFLRGYLGKMLFGGDDILKSTKVLSGGEKVRCMISRMMLQNPNTLILDEPTNHLDLESIQAFNESMIEFKGIVLLSSHDHTFMQTVSNRVIELTPNGIIDKLMSFDEYIADEKIHQLREEMYGEMAV, encoded by the coding sequence ATGTTAAGTACAAGAAATATCACTCTCGCTTATGGCAAGCGGGTTTTGTTTGATGATGTGAATCTGAATTTCACCAAAGGAAATTGCTATGGAATTATCGGTGCAAACGGCGCCGGAAAAACTACATTCCTGAAAATTCTTTCAGGTGAAATAGAGCCGAATAAAGGCAGCATTGATATTACACCCGGCGAGCGTATGGCAGTTTTAAAACAAGATCACTCAGCATATAATGATAACCTTGTTTTACAAACAGTAATTATGGGTCATGAGAAATTATGGCAACTAACGGAAGAGCGTGAAGTGATTTATGCAAAAACAGATTTCACTGAGGAAGATGGTATTCGTGCAGGTGAATTAGAAGCCGAGTTTGGTGAGATGAATGGTTATATGGCGGAAAGCGAAGCAGGTACTTTACTCAATTCATTAGGTGTGCCTGATGCTATGCATCAAATGTATATGCGGGATATACCAGGAAATTTAAAAGTGCGTGTGTTAATTGCACAGGCATTATTCGGTAACCCTGATATTTTATTATTGGATGAGCCTACGAATGATCTGGATGTGGAAACAATTAATTGGCTTGAAGACTTTTTAGGCGGTTATGAAAATATCATCATCGTTGTTTCTCACGATAGACACTTTTTAGATTCTGTATGTACACATATTGCCGATGTTGATCGGCAGAAAATAAAAATTTATACCGGTAACTATACCTTCTGGTATGAGAGCAGTTTGCTTGCTTTACGTCAGGCTAATGACAAGAATAAAAAGATGGAAGACAAGCGAAAAGATTTGTTGGAATTCATCGCTAGGTTTAGTGCAAATGCCTCAAAAAGCAAACAAGCAACAAGCAGAAAAAAAGCATTGGAGAAATTAGTGCTTGAAGATATTACACCTTCCACAAGAAAATATCCGGGCATCATTTTCAGACCTGATCGTGAAGTGGGTAATCAAGTGCTTACCGTAGATAAACTTTCAAAATCAAACGACGAAAAAGTATTATTTAAAAATGTAAGCTTCACAATAAATAAGGGAGATAAGATTGCTATTTACAGTAAAGATCACTTAGCAGTTACTGCATTTTTTGAAATAATAAATGATGAAATGCAGGCCAGTAGCGGAAGATTTACCTGGGGTACCACTATTACAAAAGCATATCTTCCAAATGATAATTCAAAATATTTTAATATGCATGTCACCTTGATGGAATGGCTTGCACAGTTTGTTCCGCCAACAGTGACCGATGCAGATGAGCCATTTTTAAGAGGCTATCTCGGGAAGATGTTATTTGGTGGTGATGATATTTTAAAAAGCACCAAAGTGTTGAGCGGTGGTGAAAAGGTACGTTGTATGATTAGTCGTATGATGTTGCAAAATCCAAATACATTAATCTTAGATGAACCTACAAATCATCTTGACCTGGAATCTATCCAGGCATTCAACGAAAGCATGATTGAATTTAAAGGTATTGTTTTACTGAGCAGTCATGACCATACATTTATGCAAACAGTTTCTAATCGTGTGATTGAATTAACTCCAAATGGTATTATTGATAAACTGATGAGCTTCGATGAATATATTGCCGACGAAAAAATTCATCAACTGCGTGAGGAGATGTATGGGGAAATGGCGGTTTAG
- a CDS encoding elongation factor Ts, translating into MSTVTISASDVNKLRQITGAGMMDCKKALTENNGDFDASVDWLRKKGQKVSEKRADREVNEGVVIAKVSEDGSYGAIFGLACETDFVAKNEDYIKFTESIMDLAMKNKPADKDALLALQMDGFSVAERIAEYVGKIGEKLEIPDYALITGTSVVAYNHSNGKVGVLVAMNQNDEASKNIGKDITMQIAAMNPIAIDKNEVPEDVKNREMEIGREQARAEGKPENILDKIAMGKLEAYFRDNTLLNQKFVKDNSKTIAEVLKSVNKDLIVTAFKRIGLGA; encoded by the coding sequence ATGAGTACAGTAACAATTAGTGCAAGTGATGTAAATAAGCTACGCCAGATTACCGGTGCAGGTATGATGGATTGCAAAAAAGCATTAACTGAAAACAATGGAGATTTCGATGCATCAGTTGATTGGTTGCGTAAGAAAGGTCAAAAGGTGAGCGAGAAACGTGCAGACCGTGAAGTGAATGAAGGAGTAGTGATTGCAAAAGTGAGTGAAGATGGTTCTTACGGAGCTATTTTCGGATTAGCTTGCGAAACAGATTTCGTTGCAAAGAATGAAGACTACATAAAATTTACAGAAAGCATTATGGATCTGGCAATGAAAAATAAGCCTGCCGATAAAGATGCATTACTCGCTTTGCAAATGGATGGATTTAGTGTTGCAGAACGCATTGCAGAATACGTAGGAAAGATTGGCGAGAAATTAGAAATTCCGGATTATGCATTAATTACAGGAACTTCTGTAGTAGCTTACAACCACTCCAATGGAAAAGTAGGTGTTCTGGTAGCAATGAATCAAAATGATGAAGCAAGTAAGAATATCGGAAAAGATATTACTATGCAAATTGCAGCTATGAATCCAATTGCAATTGATAAGAATGAAGTGCCGGAAGATGTGAAAAATCGTGAAATGGAAATTGGTCGTGAGCAGGCAAGAGCAGAAGGAAAACCGGAAAATATTTTAGATAAAATTGCAATGGGAAAATTGGAAGCTTACTTCCGTGATAATACATTGCTGAATCAAAAATTTGTGAAGGATAATTCTAAAACAATTGCAGAAGTATTAAAATCTGTAAATAAAGATCTTATTGTTACCGCTTTCAAAAGAATCGGTCTCGGAGCTTGA
- a CDS encoding HipA domain-containing protein: MQESRCLYCYQILEEGLHDFHPRCSKKIFGRTEVPILPFSESQMFDLALQVVQSSISVTGVQPKISLDIELTKKPSQSKRFTIVGLWGAYILKPPTKNYLHLPEVEDTTMHLATISKIKTVPHSLIRLQDGSLAYITKRIDRHNSEKIHMEDFCQITERLTEHKYDGSYEQIAKAILQFSIHPVLDVINFYEQVLFSFLTGNADMHLKNFSLIKNAKPGYTLAPAYDMVASALVNPIDKEDLALTLNGKKRKVKQSDFVEAFKRAHLNEKVIAAMFNKLEKSYFKWRKYIDISFLPQEMKENYKELINKKFSQIGMVNNQ; this comes from the coding sequence ATGCAAGAATCAAGATGCCTATATTGTTATCAAATTCTTGAAGAAGGACTTCATGATTTTCATCCCCGATGCAGCAAAAAAATATTCGGAAGAACAGAGGTGCCTATATTGCCATTTAGTGAATCACAAATGTTTGATTTAGCATTACAAGTAGTTCAAAGTAGTATATCAGTAACAGGAGTTCAACCAAAAATTTCTTTGGATATTGAACTAACTAAAAAGCCATCACAATCGAAAAGATTTACCATTGTTGGTTTGTGGGGAGCTTATATTTTAAAACCCCCAACAAAAAATTATCTGCATTTACCGGAAGTAGAAGATACCACCATGCATCTTGCAACTATTAGCAAAATAAAAACAGTACCGCATTCATTAATTCGTTTGCAAGATGGAAGTTTAGCTTATATAACTAAAAGAATTGACAGACATAATTCTGAAAAAATACATATGGAAGATTTTTGTCAAATTACTGAGCGACTTACTGAGCATAAATATGATGGCTCGTATGAACAAATTGCAAAAGCGATTTTACAATTCTCTATACATCCCGTTTTAGATGTAATAAATTTTTATGAGCAGGTTTTATTTTCTTTTCTAACCGGTAATGCAGATATGCATCTAAAAAATTTCTCATTAATTAAAAATGCTAAGCCAGGTTATACATTGGCACCGGCTTATGATATGGTTGCTTCTGCATTAGTAAATCCAATTGACAAAGAAGATTTGGCGCTCACTCTAAATGGCAAAAAACGAAAAGTAAAACAATCAGATTTTGTGGAAGCATTTAAACGTGCACATTTAAATGAGAAAGTAATTGCAGCGATGTTTAACAAATTGGAAAAATCATATTTCAAATGGAGAAAATATATTGACATCAGTTTTCTCCCACAAGAAATGAAAGAGAATTATAAAGAATTAATTAATAAAAAATTTTCACAGATTGGAATGGTGAATAATCAGTGA
- a CDS encoding winged helix DNA-binding protein has translation MNYTLLKDTINLLERFEAEIQHSEDSSNTINDFKSWIAESNKEVKPIMMEPEWEGKEKGRSPESVINTLIVHMNRYAKTYSKAAMHDSDFSTQEEFIYLINLKAKGAMSKMELIKMNIQEKPAGMQIINRMLRQGWIEQNDSQTDKRSKIIAITPKGLQALEQQMENIRQATKIVTGDLSYNEKMELIKLLKKLKDFHHPIFSKNLPSSQLLETVLKNYQTQNN, from the coding sequence ATGAATTATACTTTATTAAAAGATACTATCAATTTATTGGAACGCTTTGAGGCTGAAATACAGCATAGTGAAGATTCTTCCAATACTATCAATGACTTTAAATCCTGGATTGCCGAATCTAATAAGGAAGTAAAACCAATTATGATGGAACCCGAATGGGAAGGCAAAGAAAAAGGGAGAAGCCCGGAAAGTGTGATCAATACTCTGATAGTTCACATGAACCGCTATGCAAAAACATATTCAAAGGCTGCCATGCATGACTCAGATTTCTCTACTCAGGAAGAGTTTATCTATCTCATTAATCTGAAAGCAAAGGGCGCAATGAGCAAGATGGAGTTGATAAAAATGAATATCCAGGAAAAACCCGCAGGTATGCAAATAATAAATAGAATGCTGAGGCAAGGATGGATAGAACAAAACGATTCACAAACTGACAAGCGAAGTAAAATAATAGCGATTACTCCAAAAGGCTTGCAGGCATTGGAACAACAAATGGAAAATATTCGCCAAGCGACAAAGATTGTTACTGGAGATCTTTCCTATAATGAGAAAATGGAATTGATAAAGTTGCTCAAAAAACTAAAAGATTTTCATCACCCGATATTCAGTAAAAACTTACCCAGTTCTCAACTATTGGAAACAGTATTGAAGAACTATCAAACCCAGAATAATTAA
- the rpsI gene encoding 30S ribosomal protein S9, translated as METINAVGRRKAAVVRVFLTKGKGNIIINGKDYKEYFPIQMLQAKVLQPLQIIKVEGEFDITMNATGGGVKGQAEAAKLGIARALVKLDAENKPALKAEGLMTRDSRRVERKKYGLRKARRATQFSKR; from the coding sequence ATGGAAACTATAAATGCAGTAGGTAGAAGAAAAGCCGCAGTAGTGCGTGTGTTTCTTACCAAAGGCAAAGGCAATATTATTATTAATGGAAAGGACTATAAAGAATATTTTCCGATTCAAATGTTGCAAGCCAAAGTATTACAACCATTACAAATAATTAAAGTAGAAGGTGAGTTTGATATCACCATGAATGCTACTGGTGGAGGTGTGAAAGGACAAGCCGAAGCTGCAAAGCTGGGTATTGCAAGAGCACTTGTAAAATTAGATGCTGAAAATAAACCTGCCCTGAAAGCAGAAGGGCTGATGACTCGTGATTCCCGCAGAGTGGAACGCAAGAAATACGGTTTACGCAAAGCACGTCGTGCAACACAATTCTCGAAACGTTAA
- a CDS encoding lycopene cyclase domain-containing protein, translated as MQSYTYLLVDILTIIICFIFSFHKRIQFNTYFGAFIKASVLVAIPFIIWDVWFTKMGVWWFDSKYTIGLRIAGLPLEEWMFFICIPFACIFTYYCINKFFNLNRTDKFSGGIVLIITILCAIVAMNAHHKIYPLVTAIVAASTLLYLYFIAKVDWIGKATLVYLILMPGFFLVNGILTGTGLASPIVNYNPEKILNIRMLTIPVEDAMYGFAQFLLNVYFFKVFSQKPKAKSLQPNT; from the coding sequence ATGCAGTCTTACACTTATTTATTAGTTGATATACTTACCATCATCATTTGTTTTATTTTTTCTTTCCACAAAAGAATTCAATTCAATACATATTTTGGTGCATTTATAAAGGCAAGTGTTTTAGTTGCTATCCCGTTTATAATTTGGGATGTGTGGTTTACCAAAATGGGTGTGTGGTGGTTTGATAGTAAATACACAATAGGACTACGCATAGCAGGATTGCCATTAGAAGAGTGGATGTTTTTTATTTGCATTCCTTTCGCTTGCATATTTACTTATTACTGTATCAATAAATTTTTTAATCTCAACCGGACAGATAAATTCAGTGGTGGAATAGTTTTGATAATAACAATTCTTTGCGCAATAGTAGCAATGAATGCGCATCATAAAATTTATCCTTTAGTTACTGCAATAGTTGCCGCTTCTACTCTCTTGTATTTATATTTTATTGCAAAGGTGGATTGGATTGGTAAAGCAACCTTAGTATACTTGATTCTTATGCCGGGATTTTTTCTGGTGAATGGAATTTTAACCGGAACAGGATTAGCAAGCCCAATCGTAAATTATAATCCAGAAAAAATTCTAAATATTCGTATGCTCACCATTCCGGTGGAAGATGCGATGTATGGCTTTGCACAATTTTTATTGAACGTGTATTTCTTTAAGGTATTTAGCCAAAAGCCAAAGGCTAAAAGCCTACAGCCAAATACGTAG